The window CGACTCGATTTTATGTATAACTGTTATTTTTTATAAACTAAGGACCTCTTTATGAGAAATTGTCAGGTCACCCACAAAAGTTGGATTAACTTAAGAAGTATTTTGGGACAGCCTGACGGTTCTATTTAATTGACAGTAAAGATAAAAGATGATAGATTTATCATATGCCGAAGACAGCAAGCATAGTACCAAAGGAATATGTATATCACATTCTAACAAAGGGGAATAGCCGAGGAGAAAATAGAACCGTCCCATTTTTACCATTCTAAGGAGAAATTCCGATATGGGTCTTTTGGAACAAACATTAAAGGAGATCAAACCAGTTAATTACTCAAAGGCAGAGGCAATCCAGAAGAGGCTCGATAACCTCACAAAACCACCGGGCTCTTTAGGTAGACTCGAAGAGCTTGCAAAGAGATACTGCCTTATTACAGGAAAGGAAAGACCATTAATAAGAAAAAAGGTCATCTTTACATTTGCAGCTGACCACGGTGTAACTGAGGAAGGTGTGAGCGCCTACCCAAAGGAGGTCACCGCCCAGATGGTTTTTAACTTTTTGAGGGGAGGTGCGGGGATAAATGTCCTTGCAAGGCATGTGGGCGCAGAGATAGTCGTAATAGATATTGGTGTAGACTACGATTTTAGCGATACCCCAGGATTGATTAAAAAGAAAGTCGCCAGAGGCACAGGAAACATAGCACTCGGATCTGCAATGGATAGGGATGTAGCGATTAATGCCATAGAGGTAGGCATAGAACTGGCACAAGAACATAAAGATGCCGACATTGTTGGCACAGGAGATATGGGTATTGGTAACACAACACCATCAAGTGCCATAACAGCAGTAATTACAGGCAAGCCTGTTGAAAAGGTAACAGGCAGGGGAACTGGGATTAATGATCTCTCTTTTTTGAATAAGGTTGAGGTAATAAAGCGGGCTATAAACAAAAACAGGC of the Nitrospirota bacterium genome contains:
- the cobT gene encoding nicotinate-nucleotide--dimethylbenzimidazole phosphoribosyltransferase; protein product: MGLLEQTLKEIKPVNYSKAEAIQKRLDNLTKPPGSLGRLEELAKRYCLITGKERPLIRKKVIFTFAADHGVTEEGVSAYPKEVTAQMVFNFLRGGAGINVLARHVGAEIVVIDIGVDYDFSDTPGLIKKKVARGTGNIALGSAMDRDVAINAIEVGIELAQEHKDADIVGTGDMGIGNTTPSSAITAVITGKPVEKVTGRGTGINDLSFLNKVEVIKRAINKNRPDAQDPLDVLSKIGGLEIAGIAGIVIGAAANRIPVVIDGFISSVGALIAAEMKLEVKDYIIASHRSVEAGHSAILERLGQNPLLNLDMRLGEGTGAALGIGIIEAAVKILMEMATFDEAGVSHV